A single genomic interval of Deltaproteobacteria bacterium harbors:
- a CDS encoding Fic family protein gives MHSFESGFLEKQPIPHSLLRTIRLLGEYLGKEALFRQQTPQVLESLRQVAIIQSTESSNRIEGIEAPVDRIKKLVEHKTTPKNRPEQEIAGYRDALATIHANHANMPFTVGIVLQLHRDLYQFVAQQGGRWKMTDNEISETLADGTKITRFRPTPAHRTPEAMERLHTRFRDEWNEGLIDPLLLIPAYVLDFLCIHPFTDGNGRMARLLTLLLLYRAGFEVGRYVSLEHLIENQRVGYYDALYKSSQGWHGGVHTLLPWWEYFLGVMLLGAYREFERRTGELTTARGAKTEMVIAAIRKLPAGFRYADLAQACPNVSRPTIKRVLARLREEGAVECVKSGRDAVWAKKGIMTR, from the coding sequence ATGCATTCGTTTGAATCAGGTTTTTTGGAAAAACAGCCTATTCCCCATTCTCTTCTGCGCACTATCCGCCTGTTGGGCGAATACCTGGGGAAGGAGGCGCTTTTCAGGCAGCAGACCCCTCAAGTGCTTGAGTCGCTGCGCCAGGTCGCCATCATTCAGAGCACCGAATCATCGAACCGAATTGAGGGAATCGAAGCCCCGGTTGATCGTATCAAGAAGCTTGTAGAACATAAAACCACGCCCAAGAACCGTCCGGAGCAGGAAATCGCCGGTTACCGGGATGCTCTCGCGACAATTCACGCCAACCACGCCAACATGCCGTTCACTGTCGGTATCGTCCTTCAGCTTCATCGTGATCTTTATCAATTCGTTGCACAGCAGGGTGGGCGGTGGAAGATGACCGACAACGAGATTTCCGAGACGTTGGCCGACGGAACGAAGATTACGCGATTCAGACCGACCCCCGCGCATCGGACACCCGAAGCAATGGAACGCCTGCACACACGGTTCCGTGATGAATGGAACGAGGGCTTGATCGATCCCCTGCTGCTCATACCGGCTTATGTCCTCGATTTCTTGTGCATACACCCTTTTACCGACGGCAACGGAAGGATGGCGCGACTGCTCACGCTCCTTCTTCTCTATCGGGCGGGTTTCGAGGTCGGTCGGTATGTAAGTTTGGAGCATCTGATCGAAAACCAGCGTGTGGGCTATTACGATGCTCTGTACAAATCCTCTCAAGGTTGGCACGGGGGGGTCCACACGCTGCTGCCGTGGTGGGAATATTTTCTGGGCGTGATGCTGCTCGGCGCCTACCGTGAATTCGAACGTCGCACCGGCGAACTGACAACTGCTCGCGGCGCAAAGACTGAAATGGTCATAGCGGCGATTCGGAAACTTCCGGCCGGCTTCCGCTATGCCGATCTGGCTCAGGCCTGCCCAAACGTGAGCCGGCCGACAATCAAGCGTGTGCTGGCCCGACTTCGTGAGGAAGGAGCGGTGGAATGCGTCAAATCCGGCAGAGATGCCGTGTGGGCGAAAAAAGGGATCATGACCCGTTAA